In Mustelus asterias unplaced genomic scaffold, sMusAst1.hap1.1 HAP1_SCAFFOLD_201, whole genome shotgun sequence, the following proteins share a genomic window:
- the LOC144485620 gene encoding uncharacterized protein LOC144485620, with protein sequence MEGKSTVHSEEKPYTCCVCGQGFSRSSSLSRHKHSHTGEKLWKCGDCGKAFSYPSDLETHRRSHTGERPFTCPQCGKGFTQSSSLLKHQRDHNGERPFTCSERGKGFTQLSNLLGHQRGHTGERPFTCSVCWKGFTQSSHLMTHQRIHTGERSFTCSECGNGFIQLSDLLKHQRIHTGEKPFTCSVCGKGFTQSSHLLKHQRVHTDERPFKCLNCEKCFKSSVELTSHQRVHSDERPFKCLDCGKCFKSSGELVTHQRIHTDERPFRCSRCGTGFRKSSQLTVHQRIHTGERPLGCSECGKGFSDSSSLLKHWRVHTGEKPFTCSVCGKGFTQSSHLLRHQRGHK encoded by the coding sequence atggaaggaaaaagcactgttcacagtgaggagaaaccatacacgtgttgtgtgtgtggacaaggcttcagtcGATCATCCAGCCTGTCGAGACACAagcacagtcacactggggagaagctgtggaaatgtggggattgtgggaaagcGTTTAGTTATCCATCtgacctggaaactcatcgacgcagtcacactggggagagaccattcacctgccctcagtgtgggaagggattcactcagtcatccagtctgctaaaacaccagcgagatcacaatggggagagaccattcacatgttctgagcgtgggaagggattcactcagttatccaatctgttaGGACACCAACGtggtcacactggggaaaggccattcacctgctctgtgtgttggaagggattcactcagtcatcccacctgatgacacatcagcgaattcacactggagagagatcatttacctgctccgagtgtgggaatggattcattcagttatctgatctgctgaaacaccagcgaatccacactggggagaaaccatttacctgctctgtgtgtgggaagggattcactcagtcatctcacctactgaaacatcagcgagttcacactgatgagagaccttttaaatgcctgaactgtgagaagtgctttaaaagttctgtggaactgacatcccatcaacgggttcactctgacgagagaccatttaaatgcctggattgtgggaagtgctttaaaagttctggggaactggtgacccatcaacgtattcacactgacgagagaccgttcagatgctctcGTTGTGGGACTGGATTCAGGAAATCATCTCAGCTCACCGTACACCaaagaattcacactggggagaggccgctcGGCTGctcggagtgtgggaagggattcagtgattcatccagtcTGCTGAAACActggcgagttcacaccggggagaaaccgttcacctgctctgtgtgtgggaagggattcactcagtcatcccatctgctgagacaccagcgcggTCACAAGTAA
- the LOC144485626 gene encoding uncharacterized protein LOC144485626: MDTCIMEKPWKCADCGKGYRAPSKLEVHRRNHTGERPFTCSQCGKGFTRLSLLQRHQRVHTGERPFTCSQCGKGFSQLSDLQRHQRVHTGERPFTCSQCRKGFTQLSSLQTHERVHTGERPFTCSQCGKGFTQLSSLQTHEQVHTGEKPFTCSECGKGFTNSSDLQTHQRVHTGEKPFICSECGKGFTNSSDLQTHQRVHTGERPFTCSQCGEGFTQSSNLQRHQRIHTGERPFTCSQCGKGFRVSSHLLRHQEVHE, translated from the coding sequence ATGGACACctgcatcatggagaaaccatggaaatgtgcggattgtgggaagggatacagagccccatctaagctggaagttcatcggcgcaaccacactggggagaggccattcacctgctctcagtgtgggaagggattcactcggttatccctcctgcagagacaccagcgagttcacactggagagaggccatttacctgctctcaatgtgggaagggattcagtcagttatccgacctccagagacaccagcgagttcacactggggagagaccgttcacctgctctcagtgtaggaagggattcactcagttatccagcctgcagacacacgaacgcgttcacactggggagagaccgttcacctgctctcagtgtgggaagggattcactcagttatccagcctgcagacacacgaacaagttcacactggggagaaaccattcacctgctctgagtgtgggaagggattcactaactcatctgacctgcagacacaccagcgagttcacacaggggagaaaccattcatctgctctgagtgtgggaagggattcactaactcatctgacctgcagacacaccagcgagttcacacaggggagaggccgttcacctgctctcagtgtggggagggattcactcagtcatccaacttgcagagacaccagcgcattcacactggggagagaccattcacctgctctcagtgtgggaagggattcagagtttcatcccacctgctgagacaccaagaagttcacgagtga